A part of Cannabis sativa cultivar Pink pepper isolate KNU-18-1 chromosome 6, ASM2916894v1, whole genome shotgun sequence genomic DNA contains:
- the LOC133039342 gene encoding uncharacterized protein LOC133039342, producing the protein MGGGIEKENHTDNNDLSGNHTRCMHEEMGEKGNLAIQEAPVHHRDQPRRTRDEVEEITEAEALRTTPRKQTMDPTVAGNPSTASKETERLQEMMWNKLIALEAKSQMGVHCEWARMEGSTLSPFGNHILRVEAPQRYVAPKLTEYNGTGEPSEYVCQFEQKMLTVSVPLEDLEAIKCNTFTQGLRGPALRWFHNLPSSTVNSYQDLILRFQANFAISVRTAKVDTDLMLIHQRLDEPLEHFINRFSEEYVSIPKCTDSVATKALMQGLIQGSELKKAIIVEPGLSLTRALTMARGYVALEVEEKRHNEEVSRETLTSGDTFLFESKNRTPAARPHNKTDNRSANERNTRGTVMVSMGEAGQPHAQRGEEELPRMTITLTELIRRLRGLKETKWLPRMTTDPVKRDKGRYCAFHGEHGHATYECRQLKIEVNRLVKEGFFRDCLVSDIALYIQRGSNKSQDQSPPPYIKKTVNVISGGSDLSGNSVRASMAHARRVQSVRAMTSIDSDGPDVLLSFNRGEASELEHPHDDALVITLDVAHVRMKHMLVDTTGSSANILFAGVLKEMEIEDLKAQDTQVTLVGFSGESAVARSFVQLPIYANGVNKLVKFLIVDFPSAYNAILGRPWIHAMKAVASSYHQVIKFPYKGEVREIRGDQLGARECYSSSLRNKNKL; encoded by the coding sequence ATGGGAGGAGGGATTGAGAAGGAAAATCACACTGATAATAACGACCTCTCAGGCAACCATACCCGATGCATGCATGAAGAAATGGGAGAAAAAGGAAACTTAGCGATTCAAGAAGCCCCAGTTCACCATAGGGATCAGCCCAGAAGGACGAGGGACGAGGTGGAAGAGATAACTGAAGCGGAAGCACTCCGCACAACACCCCGAAAGCAAACCATGGATCCAACAGTTGCTGGAAATCCGTCAACGGCGAGTAAAGAGACGGAGAGGCTACAGGAAATGATGTGGAACAAATTGATAGCATTAGAAGCGAAAAGCCAGATGGGAGTACACTGCGAATGGGCTCGAATGGAGGGGTCAACCCTTTCACCGTTCGGGAACCACATCCTGCGCGTGGAAGCCCCTCAGCGTTACGTGGCCCCTAAATTAACAGAGTATAACGGGACAGGAGAACCCTCGGAATACGTATGTCAGTTTGAGCAAAAAATGTTAACTGTCTCCGTCCCACTAGAGGACTTGGAGGCGATCAAGTGCAATACCTTCACGCAAGGATTGAGAGGACCCGCTCTACGTTGGTTCCACAACTTACCATCCAGCACAGTAAATTCTTACCAGGATCTCATCCTAAGATTCCAGGCCAATTTCGCGATAAGTGTGCGAACCGCCAAGGTGGATACAGACCTAATGTTAATACACCAGCGCCTCGACGAACCTCTGGAACATTTTATCAACAGGTTTAGCGAAGAATACGTCAGTATCCCGAAATGCACTGATTCAGTGGCGACAAAAGCACTAATGCAAGGATTGATACAGGGTTCAGAATTAAAGAAGGCGATCATAGTGGAACCTGGCCTGTCCCTCACAAGGGCCCTGACTATGGCAAGAGGATATGTGGCCTTGGAAGTAGAAGAGAAGCGACACAATGAGGAAGTGTCGCGCGAAACTTTGACATCAGGAGATACTTTCCTCTTCGAATCTAAGAATCGAACACCAGCTGCACGGCCTCATAATAAAACTGACAACCGCTCGGCCAACGAAAGGAACACCCGAGGGACAGTAATGGTGAGTATGGGTGAGGCGGGGCAGCCGCACGCCCAGCGGGGAGAAGAGGAGCTACCACGGATGACCATTACCCTAACTGAGTTGATAAGACGACTGCGGGGATTGAAGGAAACCAAATGGCTCCCAAGAATGACCACGGACCCCGTCAAGAGAGATAAGGGGCGATATTGTGCTTTCCACGGAGAGCACGGCCACGCAACCTACGAGTGCAGGCAGTTGAAGATAGAGGTCAACCGTCTAGTGAAAGAAGGATTCTTCCGGGACTGCCTCGTTTCGGACATCGCACTTTACATCCAACGTGGGAGTAACAAGAGCCAGGACCAGTCCCCTCCACCGTACATTAAGAAAACCGTAAATGTCATCTCGGGAGGGTCAGACCTAAGTGGGAATTCAGTACGAGCTTCGATGGCCCATGCCCGACGGGTCCAATCAGTAAGGGCTATGACGTCAATTGACAGCGATGGCCCTGACGTGCTCTTATCATTTAACCGAGGGGAAGCCTCTGAATTAGAACACCCCCACGATGATGCTCTTGTCATCACCCTGGACGTTGCTCATGTTCGAATGAAACACATGCTTGTCGACACTACTGGGAGCTCAGCCAACATTCTGTTTGCCGGGGTTCTGAAAGAAATGGAAATCGAAGACCTAAAAGCCCAGGACACCCAGGTCACACTGGTAGGATTCTCAGGTGAAAGCGCTGTTGCTCGAAGTTTCGTCCAACTACCCATCTACGCGAACGGAGTCAACAAATTAGTAAAATTTTTAATTGTGGATTTCCCGTCGGCCTACAACGCCATCCTCGGCAGGCCGTGGATTCATGCAATGAAGGCGGTCGCGTCGTCCTACCATCAAGTAATTAAGTTCCCCTACAAGGGTGAGGTAAGGGAGATTCGAGGGGACCAGCTGGGGGCCCGTGAGTGTTACTC
- the LOC115725584 gene encoding disease resistance protein RPV1 yields MTPNIKYDVFISFRGEDTRNNFTSHLEKALSDKSLQVYIDKRLERGEEISSALVKAIEESKLSIVVFSKNYASSRWCLDELVHILKCKERDGQIVVPIFYHVTPSDVRKQVGSFGDAFRELEERFKRNVVEFSGLTRVMKTALISIKGYFNGAHEECFRSSESDKLTKWRTALTSVADLSGWPTPLRCDESELIEEIINDILKKLNYMSLSINLPKGLVGMERRIKHLESLFLTKSSSLDSQIVGIWGMGGIGKTTLAHALFTQTYYKFEGHCFLENIREEWQKHNKLDLRNKLYGDLLKEGNRDLIINKFVKDRLSRRKILIVLDDLDDTEQFEYLIGDRDWLSHGSRVIVTSRNKQMLKIIGVDWIHMVEQLANDEALQLFSFNAFKIKTPPKNYMELSRKVVNYAAGMALGLKVIGSSLFSKNKKDWDKAIKKFEIYFSNLKIQDVLRISYDGLNDHEKDAFLDIACFLKGKRIEVVEEILDGCGFEGTITNLIDMSLISVTNENKIWMHDLVQQMGREIVREQSPKELGKRSRLWLTEEVCRVLQHNLGTSTIEGLSLYTRDIKHDIDIKPSTFNEMYNLRLLKIIVCMGNYKLRVLKGLDFLPDALRYLKWVQYPLKSLPSTFIPHNLVKLDMPLGEFEHLWNGLQHVDSLKYVKLCFSKKLYNAPNLSRANLKSADFKGCTSLVEAPSMRFQQLETNNNKVIMNQITSKVWSQREDLLRYGSSMGIEIHENSLNLSGCSNLKTLSHLSGNIEYIYLRSTAIEVLHHSIWCLGHLSLLDLNNCRSLKNLPKDMICKLECLKELNLGGCVCINMFPKLPKNIVKVDLSGTSIEQVPSSSFDYCFYSLEVLSMKNCTQLGSITTSLSKLKMLNYLDISYCSKLKCFPHITEPQVHLAQLYLDGSGIEEIHWSIKKLIGLRKLDLRRCKNLKSLPIGIFCMNHFEYLYLPERSEMESSSFLRFEYQYYRDAYDIAKTSISNPFQITNYSEKGYIHPVDQIPLCIPNQSEGLSMDFKFSSTQLDETISITLPLCIVVEFVELRTHDEMMNHIIRCESHFIKHDNTTRKCVFVFPKQANHAICFDSKKYLLVWYVNEMCSYIHDTVKVSFDFSIIDVKGKQHQVGKIKRCGIHVYDNNEKIYHNYFPLLLFISKERNGNHFNMSNRKGMKSPSDIITIARRDRLGNEEPF; encoded by the exons ATGACACCAAACATTAAATACGACGTTTTCATAAGCTTTAGAGGTGAGGACACTCGTAACAATTTCACTAGCCATCTCGAAAAAGCATTGTCTGATAAAAGTTTACAAGTTTACATAGATAAGAGGCTCGAGAGAGGTGAAGAGATTTCTTCAGCTCTTGTGAAAGCAATAGAGGAATCAAAGCTTTCTATTGTTGTTTTCTCAAAGAATTATGCATCTTCGAGGTGGTGTTTGGATGAACTCGTtcatattttgaagtgtaaagaAAGAGATGGGCAAATTGTTGTTCCGATATTTTATCACGTCACTCCAAGTGACGTTAGAAAACAAGTAGGGAGTTTCGGTGACGCATTTCGTGAACTTGAAGAACGCTTTAAGAGAAATGTCGTCGAGTTTAGTGGATTGACTCGAGTGATGAAGACTGCTTTAATATCGATAAAAG ggtACTTCAATGGTGCACATGAAGAATGCTTTAGATCAAGTGAGTCTGATAAATTGACTAAGTGGAGGACTGCTTTAACATCTGTTGCTGATCTTTCTGGTTGGccaacaccattaag GTGTGATGAGTCCGAGTTAATTGAGGAAATTATCAATGACatcttgaaaaaattaaattacatgTCATTAAGTATTAATCTTCCGAAAGGTTTAGTTGGAATGGAGAGACGAATTAAACATCTTGAATCATTGTTTCTCACCAAGTCATCATCATTAGATTCTCAAATTGTAGGAATTTGGGGCATGGGTGGTATAGGCAAGACAACTCTAGCACATGCCCTATTTACTCAAACTTACTATAAGTTCGAAGGTCATTGCTTTCTCGAAAATATTAGGGAAGAATGGCAAAAACATAACAAACTCGATTTGAGGAATAAACTTTATGGTGACTTATTGAAGGAAGGAAATCGAGATTTGATCATCAACAAGTTTGTGAAGGATAGACTTTCTCGTCGAAAGATACTTATTGTTCTTGACGATCTAGATGATACAGAACAATTTGAGTATTTAATTGGCGATCGCGATTGGTTAAGCCATGGAAGTAGGGTGATTGTAACAAGTAGAAATAAGCAAATGCTTAAGATTATTGGGGTTGATTGGATCCATATGGTTGAGCAACTAGCCAATGATGAAGCTCTTCAACTCTTTAGTTTCAACGCCTTCAAAATAAAAACCCCACCAAAAAATTATATGGAGTTGTCAAGAAAAGTGGTGAATTATGCTGCAGGCATGGCCTTGGGTCTTAAAGTTATAGGTTCATCTTTGTTTTCGAAGAATAAAAAAGATTGGGATAAAGCTATAAAGAagtttgaaatatatttttctaatctaaAGATTCAAGATGTGTTGAGAATAAGTTATGATGGACTAAATGATCATGAAAAAGATGCATTTCTTGACATTGCTTGttttttaaaaggaaaaagaatTGAGGTTGTTGAAGAAATTTTGGATGGTTGCGGATTTGAGGGTACCATAACTAATCTCATTGATATGTCTCTCATTAGTGTCACTAATGAGAATAAGATATGGATGCATGATTTGGTGCAACAAATGGGTAGGGAAATTGTTCGTGAACAGAGTCCTAAAGAGCTTGGGAAGCGTAGTAGGTTGTGGCTTACTGAGGAAGTATGTCGTGTTTTGCAACATAATTTA GGTACTTCAACGATTGAAGGATTGTCACTGTATACACGTGATATTAAGCATGACATTGACATAAAACCTTCCACCTTCAATGAGATGTACAATTTAAGATTGCTTAAAATTATTGTATGCATGGGGAACTACAAATTACGAGTTTTAAAAggtcttgattttcttccagaTGCACTTAGATATCTCAAGTGGGTTCAATACCCATTGAAGTCTTTACCATCAACTTTCATTCCACATAATCTTGTTAAACTTGATATGCCCTTAGGCGAGTTTGAGCATCTTTGGAATGGACTCCAG CATGTGGATAGCTTAAAGTATGTAAAGCTTTGTTTCTCAAAAAAGCTATATAATGCACCGAATTTGTCTAGGGCTAATCTCAAGAGTGCAGATTTTAAAGGTTGCACAAGTTTGGTTGAAGCTCCTTCAATGAGGTTTCAACAATTAGAAACAAATAACAATAAGGTAATTATGAACCAAATTACATCAAAAGTTTGGAGCCAAAGAGAAGATTTGTTAAGATATGGATCATCAATGGGAATCGAAATCCATGAAAACTCGTTGAATCTAAGCGGTTGTTCTAATCTCAAAACTCTTTCACACTTGTCTGGAAATATTGAATATATATACTTACGCTCGACTGCAATAGAAGTATTGCATCATTCAATTTGGTGTCTTGGACATCTATCTTTGTTGGATCTCAACAATTGTAGAAGCCTTAAAAATCTACCAAAAGACATGATTTGTAAGTTGGAGTGTTTGAAGGaactaaacctaggtggttgtgTGTGTATCAACATGTTTCCAAAGCTTCCAAAGAACATAGTGAAAGTAGATTTGAGTGGAACATCCATTGAACAAGTCCCCTCATCATCATTTGATTATTGTTTTTATAGTCTTGAGGTTTTGTCAATGAAAAATTGCACACAGCTTGGATCTATTACAACAAGTCTCAGCAAGTTGAAGATGCTTAATTACCTTGACATTTCATATTGCTCAAAATTAAAGTGCTTTCCACACATTACAGAGCCTCAGGTACATTTGGCGCAACTTTATTTAGATGGATCAGGAATTGAAGAGATACATTggtcaattaaaaaattaattgggcTAAGAAAGCTAGATTTGAGACGGTGTAAAAATCTTAAATCTCTTCCGATAGGTATTTTTTGTATGAACCACTTTGAGTATCTTTACCTACCTGAGCGTTCAGAAATGGAAAGTTCATCATTtttgagatttgagtatcaatACTACCGCGATGCTTATGACATAGCTAAAACATCCATCTCAAATCCATTCCAA ATAACAAATTACTCTGAAAAAGGTTATATTCATCCAGTAGATCAAATTCCATTATGTATCCCAAACCAATCTGAAGGATTATCCATGGACTTCAAGTTTTCATCAACTCAACTTGATGAAACCATCTCAATAACTCTTCCTTTATGCATAGTTGTTGAGTTTGTGGAGTTAAGAACTCATGATGAGATGATGAATCATATTATTCGATGTGAAAGCCATTTCATCAAGCATGATAACACAACTCGAAAATGTGTGTTTGTGTTTCCTAAACAAGCTAATCATGCCATATGTTTCGATTCCAAGAAATATTTGCTGGTTTGGTATGTGAATGAGATGTGTAGCTATATTCATGATACAGTTAAGGTTTCTTTTGACTTCTCCATTATAGATGTAAAAGGGAAACAACATCAAGTTGGGAAAATTAAAAGGTGCGGAATCCATGTGTATGATAATAATGAGAAAATTTATCACAACTATTTTCCATTATTGCTTTTCATATCTAAG GAAAGAAATGGCAACCATTTCAATATGTCAAACCGCAAGGGAATGAAGAGCCCTTCTGATATCATTACAATTGCACGACGAGACAGATTAGGGAATGAAGAGCCCTTCTGA
- the LOC133039506 gene encoding uncharacterized protein LOC133039506, protein MNEISKLMDQGKRVALEVNDKGQYCGKSYAKLVSTLGVRCRQTIGLAYKNWKEVNQTLKNKVWKDIQTGFIVPDTFKHDCLILAGKLMKDFKNRMTKDIIMPALKENDLGRLAQVPEKHPEIDAADWCKFVESRLTPEFLELSKVQRERSSKIQSRHRSGRSGMVNVREAVKKDLEVADPPRHRVWIKSRTKSRKLVTDYDKEIAEKIVSIY, encoded by the exons atgaatgaaatatccaaactaatggatcagggcaaaagagtggccctcgaagttaatgataaaggtcaatactgtggaaaaagctatgcgaagctcgtatccactctgggagtcagatgtcggcagacaatagggttggcttataaaaattggaaagaagtcaaccagactctgaaaaataaagtttggaaagacattcag acggggttcattgtgccggacaccttcaaacatgattgtctcatcctagctgggaagttaatgaaagacttcaagaataggatgacaaaagacatcataatgcccgcgttgaaagagaatgatctgggacgactggcacaagtccctgaaaagcacccggagatcgacgctgctgattggtgcaaatttgttgaaagtagactaactcctgaatttctg gaattgagtaaggtgcaacgtgaacgttcctcaaaaattcaatccagacatcgaagtggtcggagtggaatggtgaacgtacgggaagctgtg aaaaaggacctcgaagttgcagatcctccccgccaccgtgtttggattaaatctcgcaccaagagtagaaaacttgtcactgattacgacaaggaaattgccgagaagatagtaagtatatattaa